A window of Aeromicrobium sp. Root236 contains these coding sequences:
- a CDS encoding ABC transporter permease, whose translation MTETLVAPSRRSTAQRAVSTLLTSRESAIAFVLILVVAAATLNTKSFLFSEDGWRDLLLTPAILLLLATGQAVVIITRNVDLSVGSTLALTAYLTGRLFVDNPGIPIILVVLIGMLAGAGLGLINGLLVALGRVPALVITLGTLYIYRGVVLSWAGSDRINASDMPDGFLSLGTKSILTIPVLTIISLVVLGIVGYYLRTARGGRELYAIGSDPDAANLYGLKVRRRVIGAFVLCGSLAGLAGVVYAARYGTISSGAGQDIELQAVGAAVIGGVAIFGGSGSVWGAAIGAWLLITINRALPILGVQDFWQQAVVGALILGAIVLDRVLAARRSRKLVEARDAS comes from the coding sequence ATGACCGAGACCCTGGTGGCACCGAGCCGCCGCAGCACCGCGCAGCGCGCGGTGTCGACGCTCCTCACCTCGCGCGAGTCCGCGATCGCGTTCGTGCTGATCCTCGTGGTCGCCGCTGCGACGCTCAACACCAAGAGCTTCCTGTTCAGCGAGGACGGCTGGCGCGACCTGCTGCTGACCCCGGCGATCCTCCTGCTGCTCGCGACCGGCCAGGCCGTCGTGATCATCACGCGCAACGTCGACCTCTCGGTCGGCTCGACGCTGGCCCTCACGGCATACCTGACCGGCCGCTTGTTCGTCGACAACCCGGGGATCCCGATCATCCTGGTCGTCCTGATCGGCATGCTGGCCGGCGCCGGGCTGGGCCTGATCAACGGCCTGCTGGTGGCCCTCGGGCGGGTGCCCGCGCTGGTCATCACGCTCGGCACGCTCTACATCTACCGCGGCGTCGTGCTCTCGTGGGCCGGCTCCGACCGGATCAACGCGTCCGACATGCCCGACGGATTCCTGTCGCTCGGCACCAAGTCGATCCTGACGATCCCAGTGCTCACGATCATCTCGCTCGTCGTGCTCGGCATCGTGGGCTACTACCTGCGCACCGCACGCGGCGGCCGTGAGCTGTACGCCATCGGGTCCGACCCGGACGCCGCCAACCTCTACGGCCTCAAGGTCCGCCGCCGCGTCATCGGCGCGTTCGTCCTGTGCGGCTCGCTCGCCGGGCTGGCGGGCGTCGTGTACGCGGCGCGCTACGGCACGATCAGCTCGGGCGCCGGCCAGGACATCGAGCTGCAGGCCGTCGGGGCAGCCGTCATCGGCGGCGTCGCGATCTTCGGCGGCAGCGGCTCGGTCTGGGGCGCCGCGATCGGCGCCTGGCTGCTCATCACGATCAACCGCGCGCTGCCGATCCTCGGCGTGCAGGACTTCTGGCAGCAGGCCGTCGTCGGCGCGCTGATCCTCGGCGCCATCGTGCTCGACCGGGTGCTGGCCGCACGCAGATCACGCAAGCTCGTCGAAGCGAGGGACGCATCATGA
- a CDS encoding ABC transporter permease, producing the protein MTATTAVRTYAAHAKPLWQRALLTREFAIIALLVVVYLYSRSEVPAFDGPLTVYYLLLDAAAILLIALPMTMIIITGEIDLSVASTVALSSVLVGDLHQHGMSIPMAGLVAILAGVVCGAFNGFLVAYVGLPSLAVTIGTLALYRGIAVGTLGTKAVTDFPQKWTDLAKQHIGDSSYPVIMIPFLVLAILFALLLHFTSFGRGVYDIGLNSEAAHFTGVNVARTKFILFVLSGAVSAFAGIYITLRYGSARGDNATGLELQVIAAVLLGGVSIFGGRGALYGVIAGVLLIGVISSALRLEDVTVNVINIIIGLLLVLSVMSTSFLSLVTRASAGMKKRSSKSSDERQQLASAHHEGKN; encoded by the coding sequence ATGACCGCCACCACCGCCGTGCGCACGTACGCCGCACACGCGAAGCCGCTCTGGCAGCGCGCGCTCCTGACGCGCGAGTTCGCGATCATCGCGCTGCTCGTCGTGGTCTATCTCTACTCGCGCAGCGAGGTGCCGGCGTTCGACGGCCCGCTGACGGTCTACTACCTGCTGCTCGACGCCGCCGCGATCCTGCTCATCGCACTGCCGATGACGATGATCATCATCACCGGCGAGATCGACCTCTCGGTCGCGAGCACCGTGGCCCTCAGCAGCGTGCTCGTCGGCGACCTGCACCAGCACGGCATGTCGATCCCGATGGCCGGGCTCGTCGCGATCCTGGCCGGAGTGGTCTGCGGGGCGTTCAACGGCTTCCTCGTGGCGTACGTCGGACTGCCCTCGCTGGCGGTCACGATCGGCACCCTGGCGCTCTATCGCGGCATCGCGGTCGGCACGCTCGGCACCAAGGCCGTCACGGACTTCCCGCAGAAGTGGACCGACCTCGCCAAGCAGCACATCGGCGACAGCAGCTATCCGGTCATCATGATCCCGTTCCTCGTGCTCGCGATCCTGTTCGCCCTGCTGCTGCACTTCACCTCGTTCGGCCGCGGTGTGTACGACATCGGCCTCAACTCCGAGGCGGCGCACTTCACCGGCGTCAACGTCGCGCGCACCAAGTTCATCCTGTTCGTGCTCTCCGGCGCCGTCTCGGCGTTCGCGGGCATCTACATCACGCTCCGCTACGGCAGCGCCCGCGGCGACAACGCGACGGGCCTCGAGCTCCAGGTCATCGCCGCCGTGCTGCTCGGAGGCGTGTCGATCTTCGGCGGCCGCGGTGCCCTGTACGGCGTCATCGCCGGTGTCCTGTTGATCGGCGTCATCTCGAGTGCCCTGCGCCTCGAGGACGTCACGGTCAACGTCATCAACATCATCATCGGGCTGCTGCTCGTGCTCTCGGTGATGTCCACCAGCTTCCTGTCCTTGGTCACTCGGGCGTCGGCAGGAATGAAGAAACGCAGTTCCAAGAGCTCCGATGAACGCCAGCAGCTGGCGTCAGCTCACCACGAAGGGAAGAACTGA
- the rhaS gene encoding rhamnose ABC transporter substrate-binding protein has protein sequence MKFNRRKASAIGALAVSAALVLSACGGGSDSDGDKGGSGSGKKISVTFLPKNLGNPYFDTSDKGGKTAIEEFGGTYAEVGPEKASPDAQVPFINTAAQKGINALVVSANDPKAIGDALNEARDAGTKVVTFDSDTDPKYRDLFINQATAEGIAKVQVDMIAKQIGDKGDIAILSAAANATNQNAWIDLMKKDLSANHPNIKLVATVYGNDDDQTSFDKTSALLQKYPNLKGIVSPTTVGIAAAARYVSDSEFKGKVQVTGLGTPNQMRKYVEDGTVQAFALWNPEDLGYLAAYAAKALVDKTITGKEGDTFKAGKLGEFTVGKDATVLLGDPFQFNKGNIAKFNF, from the coding sequence ATGAAGTTCAACAGAAGGAAAGCAAGCGCAATCGGTGCCCTCGCCGTCAGCGCGGCGCTCGTACTCTCCGCCTGTGGCGGTGGCTCTGACAGCGACGGCGACAAGGGTGGCAGCGGGTCGGGCAAGAAGATCTCGGTGACGTTCCTGCCGAAGAACCTCGGCAACCCCTACTTCGACACCAGCGACAAGGGCGGCAAGACCGCGATCGAGGAGTTCGGCGGCACGTACGCCGAGGTCGGTCCCGAGAAGGCCAGCCCCGACGCGCAGGTCCCGTTCATCAACACCGCGGCACAGAAGGGCATCAACGCCCTCGTCGTCTCGGCCAACGACCCCAAGGCCATCGGCGACGCGCTCAACGAGGCGCGCGACGCGGGCACCAAGGTCGTGACGTTCGACTCCGACACCGACCCGAAGTACCGCGACCTGTTCATCAACCAGGCCACCGCCGAGGGCATCGCCAAGGTGCAGGTCGACATGATCGCCAAGCAGATCGGTGACAAGGGCGACATCGCCATCTTGTCGGCGGCCGCCAACGCGACCAACCAGAACGCCTGGATCGACCTGATGAAGAAGGACCTGTCGGCCAACCACCCCAACATCAAGCTCGTCGCCACGGTCTACGGCAACGATGACGACCAGACGTCGTTCGACAAGACGTCGGCCCTGCTCCAGAAGTACCCGAACCTCAAGGGCATCGTGTCGCCCACGACCGTCGGCATCGCCGCGGCCGCGCGCTACGTGTCCGACTCGGAGTTCAAGGGCAAGGTCCAGGTCACGGGTCTCGGCACGCCGAACCAGATGCGCAAGTACGTCGAGGACGGCACCGTCCAGGCGTTCGCGCTCTGGAACCCCGAGGACCTCGGCTACCTGGCGGCGTACGCGGCCAAGGCGCTCGTCGACAAGACGATCACCGGCAAGGAAGGCGACACCTTCAAGGCCGGCAAGCTGGGCGAGTTCACCGTGGGCAAGGACGCGACCGTCCTGCTGGGCGACCCGTTCCAGTTCAACAAGGGCAACATCGCGAAGTTCAACTTCTGA
- a CDS encoding L-rhamnose mutarotase yields the protein MQRVCFQLQVKPDRIAEYRERHAAVWPDMLQALASTGWHNYSLFLRDDGLLIGYVETPSIEDARAGMARTEVNGRWQAEMAEFFVDLGDQQPDQGFLVLEEVFHLEDQLARLDRGTTQAYDTEPHSNDEKKT from the coding sequence ATGCAGCGAGTGTGCTTCCAGCTCCAGGTCAAGCCCGACCGGATCGCGGAGTATCGCGAGCGGCACGCGGCGGTCTGGCCCGACATGTTGCAGGCGCTGGCGTCGACGGGGTGGCACAACTACTCGCTGTTCCTGCGCGACGACGGCCTGTTGATCGGGTACGTCGAGACGCCCTCGATCGAGGACGCCCGGGCAGGCATGGCACGCACGGAGGTCAACGGCCGCTGGCAGGCCGAGATGGCCGAGTTCTTCGTGGACCTCGGCGATCAGCAGCCAGATCAGGGATTTCTCGTGCTCGAGGAGGTCTTCCACCTGGAGGACCAGCTCGCCCGGCTCGACCGGGGCACGACGCAGGCGTACGACACAGAGCCCCATTCGAACGACGAGAAGAAGACGTGA
- the rhaI gene encoding L-rhamnose isomerase produces MTTFSAISAQLEGQAIEVPSWAYGNSGTRFKVFGSPGTPRTVEEKIADAAKVNEFTGLAPLVSLHIPWDQVDDFGALRRYAEDHGIGLGTINSNTFQDDDYKLGALTHTDPRIRQKAIDHHFACIDVMDQTGSRDLKIWLAEGTNYPGQGDMRSRQDRLAESLATIYERIGDDQRLVLEYKFFEPAFYHTDVPDWGTSYVQVAALGDKAYVCLDTGHHAPGTNIEFIVAQLLRLGKLGSFDFNSRFYADDDLIVGAADPFQLFRILYEVIRGGGYGPDSGVAFMLDQCHNIEKKIPGQIRSVLNVQEMTARALLVDAGALEKAQAEGDVLLANEIFMDAFYTDIRADLAAWREEKGLPANPLKAYLASGYQEQIEADRVGGTQAGWN; encoded by the coding sequence ATGACGACTTTCAGCGCGATCAGCGCGCAGCTCGAGGGACAGGCGATCGAGGTCCCGTCCTGGGCATACGGCAACTCCGGCACCCGGTTCAAGGTGTTCGGCAGCCCCGGCACCCCCCGTACGGTCGAGGAGAAGATCGCCGACGCCGCCAAGGTCAACGAGTTCACCGGCCTGGCGCCGCTCGTGTCGCTGCACATCCCGTGGGACCAGGTCGACGACTTCGGCGCGCTGCGCCGCTACGCCGAGGACCACGGCATCGGCCTGGGCACGATCAACTCCAACACGTTCCAGGACGACGACTACAAGCTCGGCGCCCTGACGCACACCGACCCGCGGATCCGCCAGAAGGCGATCGACCACCACTTCGCGTGCATCGACGTCATGGACCAGACGGGCTCGCGCGACCTCAAGATCTGGCTCGCCGAGGGCACCAACTACCCCGGCCAGGGTGACATGCGGTCCCGGCAGGACCGGCTCGCCGAGTCGCTCGCGACGATCTACGAGCGCATCGGCGACGACCAGCGCCTCGTGCTGGAGTACAAGTTCTTCGAGCCGGCGTTCTACCACACCGACGTCCCGGACTGGGGTACGTCGTACGTGCAGGTGGCCGCGCTGGGCGACAAGGCGTACGTGTGCCTCGACACCGGCCACCACGCGCCGGGCACCAACATCGAGTTCATCGTCGCGCAGCTCCTGCGCCTCGGGAAGCTCGGCTCGTTCGACTTCAACAGCCGCTTCTACGCCGACGACGACCTCATCGTCGGTGCGGCCGATCCGTTCCAGCTGTTCCGCATCCTCTACGAGGTCATCCGCGGTGGTGGTTACGGGCCGGACAGCGGCGTCGCGTTCATGCTCGACCAGTGCCACAACATCGAGAAGAAGATCCCCGGGCAGATCCGCTCGGTGCTCAACGTGCAGGAGATGACCGCCCGTGCGCTGCTCGTCGACGCCGGCGCGCTGGAGAAGGCGCAGGCCGAGGGCGACGTGCTGCTCGCCAACGAGATCTTCATGGACGCGTTCTACACCGACATCCGTGCGGATCTCGCCGCGTGGCGCGAGGAGAAGGGCCTGCCGGCGAACCCGCTGAAGGCCTACCTCGCCAGCGGCTACCAGGAACAGATCGAGGCCGACCGCGTCGGCGGCACCCAAGCAGGATGGAACTGA
- a CDS encoding bifunctional rhamnulose-1-phosphate aldolase/short-chain dehydrogenase produces the protein MTNTAAAELIARSNRLGSDPRNTNYAGGNTSAKGTETDPVTGEDVELLWVKGSGGDLGTLTESGLAVLRLDRMRALVDVYPGLDREDEMVAAFDYCLHGKGGAAPSIDTAMHGLVDAAHVDHLHPDSGIAIATAADGEALTETVFGGKVVWVPWRRPGFQLGLDIAEIKAKHPEAIGCILGGHGITAWGDTSDEAEQNSLWIIETAAAYIDQHSRPEPFGPALDGYAGLSEAERRAKAAALVPTIRSIASADKPMVGHFTDSDVVLDFLASSEHPRLAALGTSCPDHFLRTKVKPLVLDLPSSATVEESIARLRELHTAYREDYQAYYDRNAVAGSPAIRGADPLIVLVPGVGMFSFGKDKQTARVAGEFYVNAINVMRGAEGLSTYAPIDEAEKFRIEYWALEEAKLQRMPAPKPLATRIALVTGAASGIGKAIAHKLAAQGAVVAIADLDLAKAQAAAAEIGGTDVAVGVQADVSDEDAVKAAVDATLLAFGGLDLVVNNAGLSLSKSLLDTTVADWDLQHNVMAKGSFLVSRTAAKALIEQGLGGDIVYISSKNSVFAGPNNIAYSATKADQAHQVRLLAAELGEHGVRVNGINPDGVVQGSGIFSSGWGANRAAVYGVEEKDLGAFYAQRTLLKREVLPDHVANAVYALVGPDLTQTTGLHIPVDAGVAAAFLR, from the coding sequence ATGACGAACACCGCAGCAGCCGAGCTCATCGCCCGGTCCAACCGTCTGGGTTCTGACCCCAGGAACACGAACTACGCGGGCGGCAACACGTCCGCCAAGGGCACCGAGACCGACCCGGTCACGGGCGAGGACGTGGAGCTGCTCTGGGTCAAGGGCTCCGGCGGTGACCTCGGCACGCTGACCGAGAGCGGCCTCGCCGTGCTGCGGCTCGACCGCATGCGCGCGCTGGTCGACGTCTATCCCGGCCTCGACCGCGAGGACGAGATGGTCGCCGCGTTCGACTACTGCCTGCACGGCAAGGGCGGCGCCGCGCCGTCGATCGACACTGCGATGCACGGCCTCGTGGACGCTGCACACGTCGACCACCTGCACCCCGACTCCGGCATCGCCATTGCAACCGCCGCTGACGGTGAGGCCCTGACCGAGACGGTCTTCGGCGGGAAGGTCGTGTGGGTGCCGTGGCGCCGACCCGGCTTCCAGCTGGGCCTCGACATCGCCGAGATCAAGGCCAAGCACCCCGAGGCCATCGGCTGCATCCTCGGCGGTCACGGCATCACGGCGTGGGGCGACACCAGCGATGAGGCCGAGCAGAACTCGCTGTGGATCATCGAGACCGCTGCGGCGTACATCGACCAGCACTCGCGGCCCGAGCCGTTCGGGCCCGCGCTCGACGGCTACGCCGGGCTGTCCGAGGCAGAGCGCCGCGCCAAGGCAGCCGCGCTCGTCCCGACGATCCGCTCGATCGCCTCGGCCGACAAGCCGATGGTCGGGCACTTCACCGACAGCGACGTCGTGCTCGACTTCCTCGCCTCCAGCGAGCACCCGCGGCTCGCCGCGCTCGGCACCAGCTGCCCGGACCACTTCCTGCGTACGAAGGTCAAGCCGCTCGTGCTCGACCTGCCCTCATCGGCGACGGTCGAGGAGTCGATCGCGCGGCTGCGTGAGCTCCACACGGCGTACCGCGAGGACTACCAGGCCTATTACGACCGCAACGCCGTCGCCGGCTCGCCTGCGATCCGCGGGGCCGACCCGCTGATCGTGCTGGTGCCCGGCGTCGGCATGTTCAGCTTCGGCAAGGACAAGCAGACCGCCCGTGTCGCCGGCGAGTTCTACGTCAACGCGATCAACGTCATGCGCGGCGCCGAAGGCCTGTCGACGTACGCCCCGATCGACGAGGCGGAGAAGTTCCGCATCGAGTACTGGGCGCTCGAGGAGGCCAAGCTGCAGCGCATGCCCGCGCCCAAGCCGCTGGCCACCCGCATCGCCCTTGTGACCGGCGCCGCGTCCGGCATCGGCAAGGCCATCGCGCACAAGCTGGCCGCGCAAGGTGCCGTCGTCGCGATCGCCGACCTCGACCTCGCCAAGGCGCAGGCCGCTGCGGCGGAGATCGGCGGCACGGACGTCGCCGTCGGCGTGCAGGCCGACGTCAGCGACGAGGACGCGGTCAAGGCCGCGGTCGACGCGACGCTCCTAGCGTTCGGCGGGCTCGACCTCGTCGTCAACAACGCTGGGCTGTCGCTCTCGAAGTCGTTGCTCGACACCACGGTCGCCGACTGGGACCTGCAGCACAACGTCATGGCCAAGGGCTCGTTCCTGGTCTCGCGGACCGCGGCGAAGGCGCTCATCGAGCAGGGACTCGGCGGCGACATCGTCTACATCTCGTCCAAGAACTCGGTGTTCGCCGGGCCCAACAACATCGCGTACTCGGCGACCAAGGCCGACCAGGCCCACCAGGTGCGCCTGCTGGCCGCCGAGCTCGGCGAGCACGGTGTACGCGTCAACGGCATCAACCCCGACGGCGTCGTGCAGGGCTCGGGCATCTTCTCCAGCGGCTGGGGCGCCAACCGCGCTGCGGTCTACGGGGTCGAGGAGAAGGACCTCGGCGCGTTCTACGCCCAGCGCACGCTGCTCAAGCGCGAGGTCCTGCCGGACCATGTCGCCAACGCGGTGTACGCCCTGGTCGGACCCGACCTGACGCAGACGACCGGCCTCCACATCCCCGTGGACGCCGGTGTCGCGGCGGCGTTCCTGCGCTAG
- a CDS encoding rhamnulokinase family protein, with amino-acid sequence MTSSKRHTVAAIDLGASSGRVMVGEVGADHLELRAVARFANEPVRTSDGLHWDPLELYRHALSGLWTAASSSPDGLESVAVDSWAVDYALMRADRMLGVPFHYRDERTAAGVERIHARVPFADLYARNGLQFLPFNTIYQLAADGLAAEAERMLLIPDLIGYWLTGEMVTERTNASTTGLLDVRTGQWDTDLMAQVGLRQSLFTDLVDPGTTIGTVTGEVGEQIGVPGLAVTAVGSHDTASAVVGVPMQGDDAAYISCGTWGLVGLELDAPVLTDEARNANFTNEGGVDGRTRFLTNVMGTWLISETLREWERAGFNVSLPDILAAAAGVTTDVPVFDVQDPRFLPPGDMPGRIAELCDEQGARPPATKAELMRSIVESLAYAFGSALDTAERLAGRTIRIVHVVGGGSLNRLLCQAIADRSGRPVLAGPVEATALGNVLVQGRTLGAISGSLEDLRSLIARTHDLARYEPRA; translated from the coding sequence ATGACCTCCTCGAAGCGGCACACCGTTGCCGCGATCGACCTCGGCGCCTCCAGCGGCCGCGTCATGGTCGGTGAGGTCGGAGCCGATCACCTCGAGCTGCGTGCCGTCGCGCGATTCGCCAATGAGCCCGTACGCACGTCGGACGGGCTGCACTGGGACCCCCTCGAGCTCTACCGCCACGCTCTCAGCGGCCTGTGGACTGCCGCGAGCTCGTCCCCTGACGGGCTCGAGAGCGTGGCGGTGGACTCGTGGGCGGTCGACTACGCCCTCATGCGGGCGGACCGCATGCTGGGCGTGCCGTTCCACTACCGGGACGAGCGCACGGCCGCGGGCGTGGAGCGCATCCACGCCCGCGTGCCGTTCGCTGACCTGTACGCCCGCAACGGCCTGCAGTTCCTGCCGTTCAACACGATCTACCAGCTCGCCGCCGACGGCCTCGCCGCCGAGGCCGAGCGGATGCTGCTGATCCCCGACCTGATCGGCTACTGGCTGACCGGCGAGATGGTCACCGAGCGCACCAACGCCTCGACGACCGGACTGCTGGACGTACGCACGGGGCAGTGGGACACCGACCTCATGGCGCAGGTGGGGCTGCGTCAGTCGCTGTTCACGGACCTCGTCGACCCCGGCACCACGATCGGCACGGTCACCGGCGAGGTCGGCGAGCAGATCGGCGTGCCCGGGCTCGCCGTCACGGCGGTCGGCTCGCACGACACCGCCTCGGCGGTCGTCGGGGTGCCGATGCAGGGCGACGACGCGGCCTACATCTCGTGCGGCACGTGGGGGCTGGTGGGCCTCGAGCTCGACGCGCCGGTGCTGACCGACGAGGCGCGCAACGCCAACTTCACGAACGAGGGCGGCGTCGACGGGCGTACCCGCTTCCTCACCAACGTCATGGGCACCTGGCTCATCAGCGAGACGCTCCGCGAGTGGGAGCGCGCCGGCTTCAACGTGTCGCTGCCGGACATCCTCGCCGCCGCCGCTGGCGTGACGACCGACGTGCCGGTGTTCGACGTCCAGGACCCGCGATTCCTCCCGCCGGGAGACATGCCCGGCCGCATCGCTGAGCTCTGCGACGAGCAGGGCGCCCGGCCACCGGCGACGAAGGCCGAGCTGATGCGCAGCATCGTCGAGAGCCTCGCGTACGCCTTCGGGTCCGCGCTCGACACCGCCGAGCGGCTCGCCGGCCGGACGATCCGGATCGTGCACGTCGTCGGCGGCGGCTCGCTCAACCGGTTGCTGTGCCAGGCCATCGCCGACCGCAGCGGCCGCCCGGTGCTCGCCGGACCCGTCGAGGCGACGGCGCTCGGCAACGTGCTGGTCCAAGGACGTACGCTCGGCGCGATCTCCGGCTCCCTCGAGGATCTTCGGTCGCTCATCGCGCGCACCCACGATCTCGCGCGCTACGAGCCCAGAGCATGA
- a CDS encoding NAD(P)-dependent oxidoreductase yields the protein MPLRVTLPHASWIERFPDLTDRVDLGVWDISQDPQPEGHVDLAVSTYPNATEGLSRIDPDRLAVLQLQTLGFDGVPEALPAGVTVCNAVGVHEGSTAELAVALLLASQRQIDGFARERHEWNRRWSPSLQDRRVMLLGHGGIGTEVERRLDGFDAELVRVAGRRREDDRGVVHGADELAELLPTVDAVIVAVPLSEQTVGLVDDDFLGALPDGAIVVNVSRGKITDTDAVVRQAGRIRYATDVTDPEPLPAEHPLWEVPGVLISPHVGGMSTAMQPRIDAVIRRQVGNLLEGRGPDSVVIPG from the coding sequence ATGCCTCTTCGTGTGACCCTTCCCCACGCCAGCTGGATCGAACGCTTCCCCGATCTGACCGACCGTGTGGACCTCGGCGTCTGGGACATCTCGCAGGATCCGCAGCCCGAGGGCCACGTCGACCTCGCGGTCAGCACCTATCCCAACGCGACCGAAGGCTTGAGCCGCATCGACCCCGACCGTCTCGCAGTGCTGCAGCTCCAGACGCTCGGCTTCGACGGGGTGCCCGAGGCGTTGCCAGCCGGTGTGACGGTCTGCAACGCCGTTGGTGTGCACGAGGGCTCGACGGCCGAGCTCGCGGTGGCGCTGCTCCTGGCCTCTCAGCGGCAGATCGACGGCTTCGCGCGGGAGCGGCACGAGTGGAACCGGCGCTGGTCGCCGAGCCTGCAGGACCGCCGCGTCATGCTGCTCGGCCACGGCGGCATCGGCACCGAGGTCGAGCGGCGCCTCGACGGCTTCGACGCCGAGCTCGTACGTGTCGCGGGTCGCCGCCGCGAGGACGATCGCGGGGTCGTGCACGGCGCCGACGAGCTCGCCGAGCTGCTGCCGACCGTCGACGCCGTGATCGTCGCCGTGCCCCTCTCGGAGCAGACCGTCGGCCTGGTCGACGACGACTTCCTCGGCGCGCTGCCCGACGGTGCGATCGTCGTCAACGTCTCGCGAGGCAAGATCACCGACACCGACGCGGTCGTGCGCCAGGCCGGCCGCATCCGGTACGCCACCGACGTCACCGACCCCGAGCCGCTGCCCGCGGAGCACCCGCTGTGGGAGGTCCCGGGCGTGCTGATCTCGCCGCACGTCGGCGGCATGTCCACCGCGATGCAGCCCCGGATCGACGCCGTGATCCGCCGTCAGGTCGGCAACCTGCTCGAGGGCCGCGGCCCCGACTCCGTCGTGATCCCGGGTTAG
- a CDS encoding FadR/GntR family transcriptional regulator, translating to MTAQAYETVIEEIESMIRSKRLKLGDRLEGERVLADRLGVSRTSVREAIRVLSTLGIIRSAPGSGPSAGAQVIADPEVALSASLRLHVAVDSLSVGDVIDARVMLESWAYRQLERLPDDVLAPARELLDAMDATDDPVEFHHIDTQFHLELVRLAGNPLVNAIMSSLRASIESYVLDAAPQLEDWQAIAARLRAEHRAIVAAIGEGDGDRTASLAEGHILAFARDAGLIAQPG from the coding sequence GTGACCGCACAGGCGTACGAGACCGTCATCGAGGAGATCGAGTCGATGATCCGCTCGAAGCGGCTCAAGCTCGGCGACCGGCTCGAGGGCGAGCGCGTGCTGGCCGACCGGCTCGGCGTCAGTCGTACGTCCGTGCGTGAGGCGATCCGGGTGCTCTCGACCCTCGGCATCATCCGCAGCGCTCCTGGATCCGGCCCGTCGGCCGGGGCCCAGGTCATCGCTGACCCGGAGGTCGCCCTCAGCGCCTCGCTGCGGCTCCACGTGGCCGTCGACTCGCTGTCGGTCGGCGACGTCATCGACGCGCGCGTGATGCTCGAGTCGTGGGCCTACCGGCAGCTCGAACGACTCCCCGACGACGTGCTGGCGCCCGCGCGCGAGCTGCTCGACGCGATGGACGCCACGGACGACCCCGTCGAGTTCCACCACATCGACACCCAGTTCCACCTCGAGCTCGTGCGACTGGCGGGCAATCCCCTGGTCAACGCCATCATGTCCTCGCTGCGCGCCTCGATCGAGAGCTACGTGCTCGACGCGGCACCGCAGCTCGAGGACTGGCAGGCGATCGCGGCCCGGCTACGTGCCGAGCACCGGGCGATCGTCGCCGCGATCGGTGAGGGCGACGGCGATCGGACCGCCTCGCTCGCCGAGGGTCACATCCTGGCGTTCGCCCGTGACGCCGGGCTCATCGCCCAGCCCGGCTAA